Part of the Catalinimonas alkaloidigena genome is shown below.
GCAAAAGGGGAATTGGAAAAGCAATGGCCACCGCCCTTGCAGAGGCAGGTGCCGATATTATTGGCGTAAGTACCTCACTGGAAAAAAGGGGGAGTGACATTGAAAAAGCCGTCACGGAGCTGGGGCGGAAGTTTAAGGCTTATACTTGCGATTTTAGTGACCGTAGATCTTTGTATGCTTTCATTAAAGAAGTAAAAGAGGACTTTCAGACCATTGATATCCTGGTGAATAATGCGGGAACCATAAAACGGGCTCCTGCCGCCGAACACAGCGATGAGCTGTGGGATCAGGTGATTGAAGTCAATCAAAGCGCTCAATTTATCCTCACCAGAGAAATAGGCAAAGATATGGTGGCAAGAGGCAGTGGAAAAATAGTATTTACCGCCTCTCTACTAACCTTCCGTGGTATCACCGTACCGGGATATGCCGCAAGCAAGGGCGCCATTGGCCAGATGACCATGGCTTTCGCCAACGAATGGGCAGCCAGAGGGGTGAACGTAAACGCCATAGCCCCGGGCTATATAAGCACGGATAATACCGAAGCTTTGAGAAAGGATCCCGCTCGTGCTGATGCAATCCTTTCCAGAATCCCCGCCGGACGTTGGGGAAAGCCCGAAGATTTTGCCGGTCCGATTGTATTTCTGTGTTCGGATGCTTCCAGCTATATGCATGGTAGCATTCTACTGGTAGACGGAGGCTGGATGGGCCGTTGACCCCGGAGTGTCATCCCGACCTTAGCCACTCGATAAAAGCTACGCTGGCGTAGCATGTATTATGGCTAAATTTTGTAAAATTATAACTGAAATGAAAAACAACCTACTACTCACTATCACAATTCTGCTACTACTATTTTCCTGTAACAAAAAGTCAAATACGGAAAGCATCTATGTAAAGAACACTCAAGAACTGAATCAGGCCATTAGCCAGGCAACTGCCGGTGATGAAATCGTACTGGCCAATGGAGTCTGGCAGAACGTCCAGCTCAAATTTTTTGGTAGGGGCACTAAGAAAAAACCCATCACCCTTCGCGCCGAAACGCTGGGAGAGGTCTATATAGAAGGACAGTCATATCTGCATTTAGGAGGAGAAAATCTGGTGGTTAGTGGCTTGTACTTCCGAAATGGCTATACCCCCTCCAATGGAATTATACGATATAAGATAGGGGCAGACAGTGTTGCCAATCATTGCCGGGTGACCAGTTGCGTCATTGAAAATTTTACACAACCGAACAGATCGGTTAATGACCAATGGATTGAGTTCTATGGCAGGCATAATCAGATGGATCACTGTTACATCGCCGGAAAATCAAACGATGGCACCACCCTGATGGTGTATCATGATGGTAATGAGAATACCAACAATCACCATCAAATAGTCAACAATTATTTTGGTCCGCGTCCCCCAAAAGGCGGACCCAGGGCGGAAACAATACGGCTTGGAGGGAGCGAAACACAAATGACACCCGGGCGGGTAAATATTTCAAATAACTATTTTGAAGCTTGCAACGGGGAGGTTGAAATCATTTCAGATAAAACGAATTACAATTCTTATAAGCACAATATCTTCTATAAGTGTGAAGGCTCCCTGGTACTAAGACATGGTAATTATGCCACCGTTGATGGTAATATTTTCATTGGTGGAGATGAATCCGATTTCTACGGCGGCATCAGGCTGGTGAACACCGGCCACTGGATTACCAATAATTATTTCTACAAAATAAAGGGAGCAGAATTCAGGAGCCCCCTTGCCATCATGAACGGAATTCCAATGACTCCCTTAAACAGATATAAACAAGTGACCGATGCGGTTATCGCCTACAATAGCTGGGTGGACTGTAAATCACCCTGGCAGATAGGCATTGGACAGAACAGGGAAAGTGTGAATGTGCTGCCTGCAAGTGAGATCCGCTCAGCCCCTCCTATCCGGACTACCATGGCCAACAACCTGATTTATAATACAAAAGCAGATGAAGCTCCGCTGGTCAATCATGATGATATGGATGGCATACTGTTTAAGAATAATATCATTGACAATAATGGCAGTGAATATACAGCGTTTGACGTGCTCCAAAACAAACGGATAAGAATGAAGCAGGTCAATGAATGGTTGTATGTTCCCGAAGACGTACAAAATGAATTCCTGAACGAGGTGTACGAAGGCTATGACTTCGGTAGAATACAACAGGACCTCTTTGGTGCATCAAGAGCGGAAAAAAGCAGGGTTGGCGCCATCAAGCAGCTGGCAGCCGCTGAAGCATTCCGCATCGACAAGAAACAGTACGGACCGCAATGGTTCTCTCCTGACAAAGCTGTCAATGGGCCCAATGTTCTTACCGCTTCATCGGCAGAGGGCGAACTGGCCAACATCATTGCTCAGGCCCATCCCGGAGATATAATTGAGCTGAGCGATGAGCTGTATACTATTGACTCTCCCCTCAAAATTGACAAGGAAATTAGCATCCGCGCTGCGGGAGAAAACAAAGTACAGCTGGTATTCAAGGGTGAGGAAAATACACCCGCATTTGAAATGCATCCTAAAGGTCAGCTAACCTTAAGCTCGGTTAAGCTAAGTGGAAATGGCAAGAATTACGCTTTTGCCAGCCTGAAAGATAACATGTCCAGCCTTTACAATTTAAGCGTGAAGAATTCTGAAATATCGGACTTTGATTATGTGCTCAAAGCTTACAAATACTCATTTTCCGAGTACATCAGTTTTAAGTCTACTGTGATCAAAAACTGCCACAACGGACTGGAGCTCTCCGCTGAAGATGATGATCAAGGCGAGTACAACGCTGAAAACATGTATATTGTAGACTGTGAATTTGAGAAGGTCGGCCAGAATGTTATCGACTACTACCGTGGGGGCTATGATGAATCTACTGTCGGCGGGAAGCTGGTGATCAAGGGGAGCACTTTCACCAGGAGCGGCGGCCAGGAGAAAAGTGGTGTATTGATCAACACCTATGGTATTATCAATGTGGATATATCAAACAACACCTTTATTGACAACCCTGTAGAACTCGTAGCTCGTTTGTGGGGCGCTAAGAACAATACTGCAGTTGACAATACCATTGAAAATTCTGGTAGAATAATAAGCGAGCATAATCTGCCATTGAAATTAATTTACTAAAAAATATGACTGAAGCACTCCACCGGACCACTCCTCTGCTGAGCATCGCTTCGATGCTGCTCATTAGCCTATTGACCCGTTGTGAAAGCCCAAAACCATCCGAACGACCACCCTTTGAAAAGCCAAAATTTATCATACAACTGGACAATACCCGGCTGCTGGTCAGCGAAGTGGCGCGGGATTTGGACCAGCCCTGGGAAGTTGCCTGGGGAGCGGATGATCATCTGTGGTTCACCGAAAAGAAAGGCAATGTCATGCGCATGAATCCCACCACCGGCCAGGTCAAGAAGGTGCTGAATATACCGGAAGTTTATGCCGGAGGAAATACGCCTGGCCTGCTAGGCCTGGCCCTGCACCCGGATTTTAACAATGAGCCCTATGTGTATATGCACTACAACTACCTTGACTCAGCCATGGTAAATGAGTTCGACCGCAGGGGAAACCCCAATTACGTAGGAGCCAGGCTGGTGCGGTACAAATATTCTTTTCAGGAAGATACCCTGATCAATCCTGAACCGATTTTGCCGAAAATACCGGCGCGTATGGCTCACAACGGATCCCGGCTCACGATAAGTGATGACAGCAAACTCTTT
Proteins encoded:
- a CDS encoding SDR family oxidoreductase produces the protein MGVTDKFRLDGKLALVTGCKRGIGKAMATALAEAGADIIGVSTSLEKRGSDIEKAVTELGRKFKAYTCDFSDRRSLYAFIKEVKEDFQTIDILVNNAGTIKRAPAAEHSDELWDQVIEVNQSAQFILTREIGKDMVARGSGKIVFTASLLTFRGITVPGYAASKGAIGQMTMAFANEWAARGVNVNAIAPGYISTDNTEALRKDPARADAILSRIPAGRWGKPEDFAGPIVFLCSDASSYMHGSILLVDGGWMGR
- a CDS encoding chondroitinase-B domain-containing protein is translated as MKNNLLLTITILLLLFSCNKKSNTESIYVKNTQELNQAISQATAGDEIVLANGVWQNVQLKFFGRGTKKKPITLRAETLGEVYIEGQSYLHLGGENLVVSGLYFRNGYTPSNGIIRYKIGADSVANHCRVTSCVIENFTQPNRSVNDQWIEFYGRHNQMDHCYIAGKSNDGTTLMVYHDGNENTNNHHQIVNNYFGPRPPKGGPRAETIRLGGSETQMTPGRVNISNNYFEACNGEVEIISDKTNYNSYKHNIFYKCEGSLVLRHGNYATVDGNIFIGGDESDFYGGIRLVNTGHWITNNYFYKIKGAEFRSPLAIMNGIPMTPLNRYKQVTDAVIAYNSWVDCKSPWQIGIGQNRESVNVLPASEIRSAPPIRTTMANNLIYNTKADEAPLVNHDDMDGILFKNNIIDNNGSEYTAFDVLQNKRIRMKQVNEWLYVPEDVQNEFLNEVYEGYDFGRIQQDLFGASRAEKSRVGAIKQLAAAEAFRIDKKQYGPQWFSPDKAVNGPNVLTASSAEGELANIIAQAHPGDIIELSDELYTIDSPLKIDKEISIRAAGENKVQLVFKGEENTPAFEMHPKGQLTLSSVKLSGNGKNYAFASLKDNMSSLYNLSVKNSEISDFDYVLKAYKYSFSEYISFKSTVIKNCHNGLELSAEDDDQGEYNAENMYIVDCEFEKVGQNVIDYYRGGYDESTVGGKLVIKGSTFTRSGGQEKSGVLINTYGIINVDISNNTFIDNPVELVARLWGAKNNTAVDNTIENSGRIISEHNLPLKLIY